The following coding sequences lie in one Cloeon dipterum chromosome 1, ieCloDipt1.1, whole genome shotgun sequence genomic window:
- the mask gene encoding ankyrin repeat domain-containing protein 17 isoform X5 translates to MKSVKMPNVAKNSQSDGQKVEKVSAERDYGKLSSTPQSSGSSPRKSDENNYSNFMPTTSSSDSEEEDDVSEVSSFVIENNDFEDLCKTSEKYLERNASLPEDSEHHERTVDPETQARLEALLEAAGISKLSSSDGKALADPEVLRRLTSSVSCALDEAAAALTRMRHDNPRAPQQETRSLVEACSGGDVCTVRKLLSEGRSVNETTEEGESLLSLACSAGYLELAQVLLAMSAGVEDRGIKGDCTPLMEAASAGHADIVQLLIDNGADVNAQSSTGNTPLMYACAGGHLEVVEILLKSHANVEDHNENGHTPLMEAASAGYVNVAKILLDNGAGINTHSNEFKESALTLACYKGHLEMVRFLLAAGADQEHKTDEMHTALMEASMDGHVEVARLLLDSGAQVNMPTDSFESPLTLAACGGHVDLALLLIERGANIEEVNDEGYTPLMEAAREGHDEMVALLLGQGANINAQTEETQETALTLACCGGFVEVSEFLIKAGADIEAGASTPLMEASQEGHIDLARYLLTVGANVNATTSTGDTALTYACENGHTDVAELLLQNGADLEHESEGGRTPLMKACRAGHLCTVQFLVSKNADVNRQTTNNDHTPLSLACAGGHQTVVEFLLANHADPFHKLKDNSTMLIEASKGGHTHVVHMILDYPNSVMTQQQVAIATAAAAAVAPHPPGSLSNSSTQPPSPAPTPTATQSTPGLHEVPEAVRAAAPPIEDTAPAPSSATATTPVNAAKSGMSAAVQGKSSAQKSAVRKSRPGSTQEGSPPATQDVDKRFVTLAETEFLAQGLDPELLSQKSMTQLKDLESKLKLEEEKNLQKKIMEELQRVEEELVSTPHKLLGEPAPTTQQAAELPPSGAPSSSGSSSSASPPATKVKVLDIPFEDINKGITNISLPTDLTFSSLPPNFFSPLCATTLPVSFYGSPASKVAPQLGQSLSALSQQGIDLGAMANQTGFSLASMPSISFQAPTAVTSASTTSIQNAPVPTAAQILGDVPTSFHAAAAAAPDSTTIGFNLASPTTIQDRPKAKPVSKKDGKSRINKQQLAALQLHQITQLNQQLQAHVANQPPISEIAGSDVKLQNQLKQLEETGIGGASQSQIHQILQKHIKQSSKGRDGKCSQVAKEEGDKDDISVEETFIEEKTADLLAALQLQFDQKSMDTSLSYQKAVEEALNMSMLSPQPTQQPGLPGSQTINIQFPAPPALDASEAVARNAAIQRLDYIPVKMQLKQSNEIIVPGTNIHMSYQLPMNQPAVSLPANAFVQAAVPSEESNLFASGSGPPGQAQLQAISSRLAQASASLGGLKPHKIPMLPPQIATAPQTPEGGVTPTSVPSSGSRSSSTSSVSGSDTKQTVTSSTTAAATVSTSTQSTTSIAPSVTQAATQTPNKKKGSKKNAILAAATQPIRPTLTAAAVAAQQQPVAVNQQQQHAHHHHQQLVEDDKTLLAQHQNIMQNYQYDATTGVPIYQNGTTPYSCAPCPQQFHGIDVDSETDSNHDTALTLACAGGHEDLVELLLSRGANIEHRDKKGFTPLILAATAGHEKVVKILLDHHADIEAQSERTKDTPLSLACSGGRIEVVSLLLSRNANKEHRNVSDYTPLSLAASGGYVNIIKLLLNAGAEINSRTGSKLGISPLMLAAMNGHTAAVKLLLDMGSDINAQIETNRNTALTLACFQGRNEVVSLLLDRKANVEHRAKTGLTPLMEAASGGYVEVGRVLLDKNADVNATPVPSSRDTALTIAADKGHVRFVELLLTRGAQVEVKNKKGNSPLWLAANGGHLSVIEMLYNHSADIDSQDNRKVSCLMAAFRKGHVKAVKWMVHRVNQFPNDLEMSRYMSTINPNEKELLEKCDECVKEIRSAKELQATKASQNADNLLEELDMEKNREELKKAAAARRRERKKKKKLEKKEEKQRKQDENDGDDKESGDEDDKDNEPQENEETNKVALQNENAAEVAPRNEVLVDKEEGDSGIDANSQGSCSSNDVKNKDKRKEKKKKNKAAMSPPGAGAKSDKENSPEPLLEKEAPKSKQASPLPVSKDIKASTVAPILPAEKPVPTPVAALHTATESNTVSGKQRVNSRANKIPHLMFEATPKPQQHPAEREDFEATGNETYIPSSKSKKSSSHLSASNQYCDPEVQASAKSSAGPKQGGKDGWNTVTRKYFNSPFKSKKVTVPSNAISRVIGRAGSNINAIRNVTGAHIEVDKQNKGPGDRTITIKGSPEVTKHAHNLISALVKDPDADLNTILPNVTAAATKKNAAAAVTASSATWTAEVTKAAASAMKSSKAANSTTTLKPIPLSSQTSGAIKQNVVANAQLQKLGWTLDSKPELPALESMPAAAGLTPLVRNPTNAKGASGASTSGSRGGSTAPRHVAAAEKRAALAAAATSNTKTTMSYTTAIMTAGRPTKITATTTQTFAAKLTESAAPTATAAANPAAPAASSQPKQSRGAATSVPLAATAPPSPSKPAASRASTAGIPSLIDAVTIVKPLMAESVPNGPPVPTVHSQQGRKTPQDQQPIQAPQQQQQPIARPASQTDTPQYSLFDNKPSWVNDPSQKNMNFASVAAAGGAAATVQTIAQPKFMETPLTPVADVNKAPGYRGNHNMQSPVLSKAGMITSQLTNYKNVGPSYSSEPAAPINMNTSSNSKATQPIGRPSSHGEIGRPSSHGEIGRPSSHGEIGLPPVPHMMTERTSGHLLLQSASNMEPPPSQQQYTVAPSSGYEHPSPMLNVVQPLVSLQEVGQQNMMQPYQQSQQLNAAPNMATHYQSGVAANQASAASMSPPSMHSRLNPRATDFSSSLHAMSGKQQPQQASQTNVQQPPPHQQMPPHAMQQMYNMHGGQNSSTSLILNHYKPMSAGGSFHRGGGGPPGHHQLPPTRWPQDILNIMPGGNMAPELLGIENGAAHMHHGSPSNMSPSANNNSPPVDQHTGVQQQMKKQHGAMADENRGKLHPIGSERLWKANSNAEPPDSWAMQQNPTSWNNMPQNPRYMNRTMLTRDDMDPNYHNMPDGSHGYMNGGAPTINMMQHGGMYMPPYMQGFADMGPDVIGKIEGPSWDQAARTGMTDLPDKSQGWTNWSK, encoded by the exons ATGAAGAGTGTCAAAATGCCGAACGTCGCAAAGAATAGCCAGTCTGATGGACAAAAAGTTGAGAAAGTAAGTGCTGAACGCGACTACGGGAAACTCTCGTCAACTCCCCAATCGTCAGGATCGAGCCCGAGGAAATCCGACGAGAACAATTACAGTAACTTCATGCCAACCACAAGCTCGTCCGATAGCGAGGAAGAAGACGATGTTTCGGAG GTGAGCTCCTTTGTGATAGAAAACAATGATTTCGAAGATTTGTGCAAGACCTCCGAAAAATACCTTGAGAGGAACGCGTCGTTGCCAGAAGACTCGGAACACCATGAAAGAACAGTGGATCCTGAAACACAAGCCAGACTGGAGGCACTGCTAGAAGCAGCTG GTATAAGTAAGCTATCCTCTTCTGATGGAAAGGCGCTCGCAGACCCTGAGGTTTTGAGACGCCTGACATCAAGCGTTTCCTGCGCACTGGACGAAGCGGCGGCAGCCCTCACCAGAATGCGCCACGACAACCCCAGAGCGCCGCAGCAGGAAACCAG ATCACTGGTTGAAGCTTGCTCCGGCGGTGATGTTTGCACCGTCAGGAAGTTGCTTTCAGAAGGGCGAAGTGTAAACGAAACAACCGAGGAAGGCGAGAGTCTGCTTTCCCTAGCCTGCTCAGCGGGGTACCTAGAGCTTGCCCAG GTCCTTTTGGCGATGAGCGCGGGGGTCGAGGACAGAGGAATCAAAGGAGACTGCACGCCTCTCATGGAGGCAGCCTCGGCAGGCCATGCAGACATTGTCCAGCTGCTCATTGACAATGGTGCCGACGTCAATGCACAATCGTCCACAG GAAATACACCTTTGATGTATGCTTGTGCTGGCGGCCACCTAGAAGTCGTTGAAATCCTTCTGAAGTCACATGCCAACGTGGAGGACCACAATGAGAATGGGCACACGCCCTTGATGGAGGCCGCGAGCGCCGGCTACGTGAACGTAGCCAAGATTTTGCTGGATAACGGCGCCGGGATAAACACGCACTCCAATGAGTTCAAAGAATCCGCCCTCACCCTAGCTTGCTACAAAGGCCACCTAGAAATGGTCCGCTTTCTTTTGGCTGCTGGAGCAGATCAA GAGCACAAAACGGATGAAATGCATACGGCCTTGATGGAAGCGTCAATGGATGGACACGTCGAGGTTGCCAGGTTGTTGCTGGACTCAGGGGCACAG GTGAATATGCCAACTGATAGCTTTGAATCACCACTCACCCTGGCAGCGTGTGGTGGTCATGTTGACCTGGCCCTTCTACTCATTGAAAGAGGAGCAAACATTGAGGAGGTTAATGACGAAGGCTACACCCCGTTGATGGAAGCGGCAAGAGAAGGGCACGACGAAATGGTAGCTCTACTCTTGGGACAAg GAGCCAACATCAACGCTCAAACAGAGGAAACTCAAGAAACTGCTCTGACATTGGCATGCTGCGGTGGTTTTGTTGAGGTGTCTGAATTCCTAATCAAGGCCGGTGCTGACATCGAGGCGGGCGCGTCCACGCCTCTGATGGAAGCGTCGCAGGAGGGGCACATTGACCTGGCGCGCTACCTGCTGACGGTGGGGGCCAACGTAAACGCCACCACCTCGACCGGAGACACGGCACTCACCTATGCTTGCGAGAACGGCCACACGGACGTAGCTGAACTGCTTCTGCAGAATGGAGCCGACCTTGAACACGAGTCTGAAGGGGGCAGGACGCCCCTGATGAAGGCTTGCAGGGCCGGCCACCTCTGCACGGTTCAGTTCCTCGTGTCCAAGAACGCCGACGTCAACAGACAGACCACCAACAATGACCACACCCCTCTGTCCCTGGCATGCGCTGGAGGCCACCAAACAGTCGTCGAGTTCCTCCTTGCCAACCACGCTGATCCTTTCCACAAGCTGAAG GATAACTCAACAATGTTAATTGAGGCGTCGAAGGGTGGGCACACACACGTCGTCCATATGATCCTCGACTATCCAAATAGTGTGATGACCCAGCAGCAAGTTGCCATCGCCACTGCTgcggcagcagcagtcgcACCCCATCCGCCTGGCTCCCTGAGCAACTCAAGCACCCAGCCTCCATCCCCTGCCCCCACGCCGACCGCCACCCAATCCACCCCTGGCCTTCACGAAGTGCCAGAGGCGGTCAGAGCGGCAGCACCCCCTATCGAGGACACCGCACCGGCGCCTTCTTCCGCGACCGCCACCACTCCCGTGAATGCGGCCAAGAGTGGCATGTCTGCGGCGGTCCAGGGCAAAAGCTCCGCGCAGAAGTCAGCAGTTCGCAAATCAAGACCTGGCAGCACTCAGGAAGGCTCGCCTCCAGCGACGCAGGATGTCGACAAGCGGTTCGTCACGCTGGCAGAGACTGAGTTCTTGGCCCAAGGGCTGGACCCTGAGCTGCTCTCTCAAAAGAGTATGACGCAGTTGAAAGACTTGGAATCCAAACTCAAACTTGAGGAGGAGAAAAACCTGCAAAAGAAGATCATGGAGGAGTTGCAAAGGGTGGAGGAAGAGTTGGTCAGCACGCCGCACAAGTTGCTCGGAGAACCCGCACCTACCACCCAACAAGCAGCTGAACTTCCACCTTCAGGCGCACCGTCATCGTCAGGATCGTCGTCGTCTGCTTCACCACCTGCCACCAAGGTCAAAGTCCTTGACATTCCGTTTGAAGATATCAATAAGGGGATCACCAACATCAGCCTACCAACag ACCTGACCTTCAGCAGTTTGCCCCCGAATTTCTTCTCGCCGCTCTGCGCTACCACGCTGCCAGTGAGCTTTTATGGGAGTCCCGCCAGTAAGGTGGCACCCCAACTGGGCCAATCACTCAGCGCCTTGAGCCAGCAGGGCATCGACCTTGGTGCTATGGCTAATCAAACAGGATTTTCACTAGCATCGATGCCTTCTATTAGCTTCCAAGCACCTACTGCTGTGACCTCTGCCTCGACGACTTCCATCCAAAACGCCCCTGTCCCGACTGCTGCCCAGATTCTTGGGGACGTGCCGACCAGCTTCCACgctgcggcggcagcggcccCGGACTCGACCACCATTGGCTTCAATCTCGCCTCACCAACCACGATCCAAGACCGGCCTAAGGCGAAACCTGTTTCCAAGAAAGATG GAAAAAGCCGAATCAACAAGCAGCAGCTGGCTGCCTTGCAACTTCATCAGATCACGCAACTGAACCAACAACTGCAGGCTCACGTCGCAAACCAACCACCGATCAGCGAGATCGCGGGAAGTGACGTCAAG TTACAGAACCAACTGAAGCAGCTTGAAGAGACTGGCATTGGTGGTGCATCCCAAAGCCAGATCCACCAGATCCTTCAAAAACACATAAAGCAGAGCTCCAAGGGTAGAGACGGCAAGTGCAGTCAAGTCGCCAAGGAAGAGGGGGACAAGGATGACATCTCTGTTGAGGAAACCTTCATTGAGGAAAAGACGGCGGATCTCTTGGCGGCCTTGCAACTGCAATTTGATCAGAAGTCGATGGATACCTCTTTGTCATACCAGAAAGCTGTCGAGGAGGCTCTCAACATGTCCATGTTGTCGCCTCAGCCCACCCAACAACCTGGGCTCCCCGGCAGTCAAACCATCAACATCCAGTTTCCCGCACCTCCAGCCTTAGACGCAAGCGAAGCCGTTGCCAGAAATGCAGCTATTCAAAGGCTCGATTACATCCCAGTCAAGATGCAGCTAAAGCAATCTAATGAAATCATTGTG CCTGGAACAAATATTCACATGTCCTACCAACTGCCTATGAATCAACCGGCTGTCAGTCTGCCAGCAAATGCATTTGTTCAAGCTGCTGTCCCGTCAGAAGAATCTAACCTGTTTGCAAGTGGCAGTGGCCCTCCAGGGCAGGCTCAACTACAAGCTATCAGCTCTCGATTAGCTCAAGCTTCGGCTAGCCTTGGTGGCTTGAAACCACACAAGATTCCTATGCTACCACCACAGATAG CCACAGCTCCTCAAACCCCTGAAGGAGGAGTGACGCCGACATCTGTGCCGAGCAGTGGCAGTAGATCTTCCTCGACCAGCAGCGTCAGCGGAAGCGACACCAAGCAGACTGTGACCTCGTCGACCACCGCGGCCGCCACTGTGTCCACGAGCACGCAGTCAACCACAAGCATTGCTCCCTCTGTGACGCAGGCGGCCACGCAGACGCCGAACAAGAAAAAGGGCAGCAAGAAAAATGCCATCCTCGCTGCGGCCACTCAGCCGATCCGCCCGACTctaacggcggcggcggtggccgcTCAGCAGCAACCAGTTGCTGTGAATCAGCAACAGCAGCATGCGCACCACCACCATCAACAGTTAGTTGAAGATGACAAAACTCTGCTGGCACAGCATCAAAATATCATGCAGAACTATCAGTATGACGCAACCACAG GAGTGCCCATATACCAGAACGGAACGACGCCTTACTCGTGCGCACCTTGTCCTCAGCAGTTCCACGGAATCGATGTTGACTCTGAAACTGACAGCAACCACGACACAGCTCTCACGCTTGCGTGTGCGGGAGGTCATGAAGACCTGGTGGAGCTGTTGCTCAGTAGGGGCGCCAATAttg AGCATCGTGATAAAAAGGGATTCACCCCCTTGATACTTGCTGCGACTGCGGGCCATGAGAAGGTGGTGAAAATCCTTCTGGACCACCACGCAGACATTGAGGCCCAATCTGAAAGAACCAAGGACACGCCCCTCTCTCTAGCGTGCTCTGGAGGCCGAATCGAAGTGGTCAGCCTTCTCCTGTCTCGCAACGCCAACAAGGAGCACAGGAACGTGTCCGACTACACTCCTCTCAGTCTCGCCGCTTCGGGAGGCTACGTCAACATAATTAAACTGCTTCTCAACGCCGGCGCTGAAATCAACTCGCGCACAGGCAGCAAGCTTGGCATTTCTCCTCTTATGCTCGCGGCAATGAATGGACACACAG CTGCGGTGAAGCTACTCCTTGACATGGGCAGCGACATCAACGCCCAAATAGAGACAAATCGCAACACTGCTCTGACGCTTGCCTGCTTCCAAGGCCGAAACGAGGTGGTCAGCCTCCTCCTTGACCGCAAAGCCAACGTTGAGCACCGTGCAAAGACTGGCCTCACGCCACTCATGGAGGCGGCCAGCGGCGGTTACGTTGAGGTCGGTCGCGTACTCCTGGACAAGAACGCTGATGTCAACGCCACACCCGTCCCCTCGTCCAGGGACACAGCCCTCACAATAGCGGCCGACAAGGGCCACGTCCGCTTTGTTGAGCTGCTGTTGACCCGCGGGGCCCAAGTGGAAGTGAAGAACAAGAAGGGCAATTCTCCCCTTTGGCTAGCAGCCAACGGTGGCCATCTGAGCGTCATCGAAATGCTGTACAACCACTCTGCCGACATCGATTCGCAGGACAACAGGAAGGTGTCGTGCTTGATGGCCGCCTTTAGGAAAGGCCATGTCAAGGCTGTCAAGTGGATGGTCCATCGGGTCAACCAGTTTCCCAACGACCTGGAAATGTCCAGATACATGTCGACAATTAATCCTAATGAGAAGGAGCTGCTAGAAAAATGCGACGAGTGTGTTAAAGAAATCCGATCTGCTAAAGAACTGCAAGCTACTAAAGCCAGCCAGAACGCGGACAACCTCTTGGAAGAACTTGACATGGAGAAAAATCGCGAGGAGTTGAAGAAAGCTGCGGCAGCTAGGAGGCGAgaacgcaagaagaaaaagaagctgGAAAAGAAAGAGGAGAAGCAGCGCAAGCAGGATGAAAATGACGGCGATGACAAAGAGAGCGGAGATGAGGACGACAAAGACAATGAACCTCAAGAAAACGAGGAGACTAACAAGGTGGCTCTGCAGAATGAGAACGCCGCTGAGGTTGCTCCCAGAAATGAAGTGCTCGTGGACAAAGAAGAAGGCGATAGCGGTATTGACGCTAATAGCCAGGGCAGTTGCAGCAGCAATGACGTCAAGAACAAAGATAAGCGgaaggagaagaagaaaaagaataaGGCGGCCATGTCACCTCCAGGTGCTGGAGCTAAGAGTGACAAAGAAAACTCTCCCGAGCCACTCTTGGAGAAGGAGGCGCCAAAGTCGAAGCAAGCTTCTCCTCTCCCTGTTTCTAAAGACATCAAGGCTTCTACCGTGGCGCCCATTCTGCCAGCGGAGAAGCCTGTCCCGACGCCTGTGGCTGCCCTGCATACCGCAACTGAATCAAACACAGTTAGCGGCAAACAACGAGTAAACAGCAGAGCCAACAAGATCCCGCACCTCATGTTTGAGGCTACTCCAAAACCGCAACAACATCCCGCTGAGAGAGAAGACTTTGAGGCGACTGGCAATGAGACGTACATCCCGTCGTccaagagtaaaaaatcatcCTCTCATCTCAGTGCATCCAA CCAATACTGTGATCCTGAAGTGCAAGCTTCTGCCAAAAGCTCGGCGGGCCCCAAACAAGGCGGAAAGGATGGATGGAACACAGTTACACGAAA GTACTTCAACTCACCTTTCAAATCAAAGAAAGTTACTGTGCCCTCCAACGCCATCAGCAGAGTTATCGGCAGAGCAGGCAGCAACATCAATGCCATCCGAAACGTAACTGGGGCCCATATTGAGGTGGACAAACAGAACAAGGGTCCCGGAGACAGAACCATCACCATCAA GGGATCTCCTGAAGTCACAAAGCACGCGCACAACCTGATTTCCGCGCTCGTCAAGGATCCAGACGCAGACCTAAATACAATTCTGCCCAACGTAACAGCTGCTGCGACCAAGAAAAACGCTGCGGCGGCTGTCACAGCCAGCAGTGCAACTTGGACGGCGGAAGTTACGAAGGCGGCCGCCTCTGCAATGAAGAGCAGCAAGGCCGCGAACTCGACCACTACTCTCAAGCCTATACCGTTGTCTTCCCAAACGAGCGGCGCCATCAAGCAAAATGTGGTAGCGAACGCACAGTTGCAGAAGCTTGGCTGGACCCTAGACAGCAAGCCCGAACTTCCGGCGCTTGAGTCGatgccggcggcggcgggacTGACACCTCTGGTGCGGAACCCCACCAACGCCAAGGGCGCGTCCGGAGCGTCCACGTCTGGCAGTCGAGGTGGCAGCACCGCGCCCAGACACGTGGCCGCCGCTGAGAAGAGGGCAGCCCTAGCAGCCGCAGCAACCTCCAACACCAAGACCACCATGTCGTACACTACGGCCATCATGACTGCGGGCAGGCCGACCAAGATCACGGCCACCACCACGCAGACGTTTGCCGCCAAGCTGACTGAGAGTGCTGCCCCAACGGCCACAGCTGCAGCTAACccagccgcccccgccgcctcctCGCAGCCAAAGCAGTCCCGGGGAGCGGCCACGTCCGTGCCCCTCGCGGCCACAGCGCCACCTTCGCCCAGTAAGCCGGCAGCATCCCGCGCCTCCACAGCTGGCATTCCGTCACTCATTGACGCGGTCACAATTGTGAAGCCCCTAATGGCTGAGTCCGTACCCAACGGACCACCGGTGCCCACAGTCCACAGCCAGCAGGGTAGGAAAACGCCGCAGGACCAGCAGCCCATCCAagcgccgcagcagcagcagcaaccgaTCGCCAGGCCTGCCAGCCAGACTGATACTCCCCAATACTCGCTCTTTGACAACAAG cCGTCATGGGTGAACGATCCAAGCCAGAAAAACATGAACTTCGCCAGCGTCGCGGCCGCAGGTGGAGCAGCCGCCACAGTGCAGACGATCGCACAGCCCAAATTCATGGAAACGCCGCTCACGCCTGTAGCGGACGTAAACAAAGCTCCTGGCTATCGGGGTAACCACAACATGCAGTCACCCGTGCTGTCTAAAGCTGGGATGATTACGTCGCAATTAACGAACTACAAGAACGTCGGACCGTCGTACAGCAGTGAGCCAGCGGCGCCGATCAACATGAACACGTCGTCCAACTCGAAGGCAACGCAACCGATCGGCCGACCGAGCAGCCACGGCGAAATCGGCCGACCGAGCAGCCACGGCGAAATCGGCCGACCGAGCAGCCACGGCGAAATCGGCTTGCCTCCCGTCCCGCACATGATGACAGAGAGGACGTCGGGCCACCTGCTTCTGCAGTCCGCCTCCAACATGGAGCCGCCGCCTAGTCAGCAGCAGTACACCGTGGCGCCATCCTCCGGCTACGAACACCCGTCGCCCATGCTCAATGTGGTGCAGCCGCTTGTCAGCCTCCAGGAGGTGGGCCAGCAGAACATGATGCAACCCTACCAGCAGTCGCAGCAGCTCAACGCGGCGCCCAACATGGCTACGCACTACCAGAGCGGAGTCGCCGCCAACCAAGCGTCCGCGGCCTCCATGTCTCCGCCCAGCATGCATTCCAG ACTCAATCCGAGGGCCACCGACTTCTCGAGCTCACTTCACGCCATGAGCGGCAAGCAACAGCCACAGCAGGCGTCGCAGACGAACGttcagcagccgccgccgcaccagCAGATGCCTCCTCACGCGATGCAGCAGATGTACAACATGCACGGGGGCCAGAACAGCTCGACCTCTCTGATCCTGAACCATTACAAGCCTATGAGTGCAGGAGGCTCGTTCCACAGGGGCGGCGGCGGTCCGCCCGGCCACCACCAGCTGCCACCGACGCGCTGGCCGCAGGACATCCTCAACATCATGCCCGGGGGCAACATGGCGCCCGAGCTGCTCGGCATTGAGAACGGAGCCGCGCACATGCACCACGGCTCGCCGAGCAACATGTCGCCGTCGGCCAACAACAACTCTCCTCCGGTCGACCAGCACACCGGCGTGCAGCAGCAGATGAAGAAGCAGCACGGTGCCATGGCTGATGAGAACCGAGGCAAACTCCACCCCATTGGTTCCGAGAGGCTGTGGAAGGCAAACTCCAACGCCGAGCCACCCGACTCCTGGGCCATGCAGCAGAACCCGACCAGCTGGAATAACATGCCGCAGAACCCACGCTACATGAACCGTACCATGCTCACAAGAGATGACATGGACCCGAACTATCAC AACATGCCTGACGGATCGCACGGCTACATGAACGGCGGGGCGCCAACCATCAATATGATGCAGCACGGTGGCATGTACATGCCGCCGTACATGCAGGGATTCGCCGACATGGGTCCTGACGTGATCGGCAAGATAGAAGGCCCCAGTTGGGATCAGGCTGCGCGAACGGGAATGACGGACTTGCCAGACAAGTCTCAA GGCTGGACGAATTGGAGCAAATAA